One region of Candidatus Omnitrophota bacterium genomic DNA includes:
- the rplS gene encoding 50S ribosomal protein L19: MNKCAAAEKDYLKKEIPAFKVGDTVKVMVKIREEDKFRLQAFEGVVIKKRGSGISSSFTVRRVSYGEGVERTFPLHSPSVDKVEVVKSSKPKRAKLYYMRKNVGKKADVVS; encoded by the coding sequence ATGAATAAATGCGCTGCAGCGGAAAAGGATTACCTTAAGAAAGAGATACCGGCGTTCAAGGTCGGGGATACGGTAAAGGTCATGGTAAAGATCAGGGAGGAGGATAAGTTCCGCCTCCAGGCCTTTGAGGGTGTCGTTATAAAAAAGAGAGGAAGCGGCATCTCGTCGAGTTTCACGGTCCGCCGCGTCTCTTACGGCGAGGGCGTGGAGAGGACTTTCCCGCTCCATTCGCCTTCGGTCGATAAGGTCGAGGTGGTAAAATCCTCGAAGCCGAAAAGGGCAAAGCTCTATTACATGCGTAAAAATGTCGGCAAAAAGGCTGATGTTGTATCATGA
- the rpsP gene encoding 30S ribosomal protein S16 — MAAVIRLKRLGTKKMPHQRIIVIDGHKGRDMKAIEELGYYDPTKKPAFGNLKKERILHWIKLGAKPSPAVSNIFRKSGII, encoded by the coding sequence ATGGCAGCAGTGATCAGGTTGAAGAGGCTGGGGACAAAGAAGATGCCGCATCAGAGGATAATCGTCATAGATGGCCACAAGGGCCGCGATATGAAGGCGATCGAAGAGCTCGGCTATTATGATCCAACGAAGAAGCCGGCATTCGGCAACCTCAAGAAGGAGAGAATACTGCACTGGATAAAGCTCGGCGCGAAGCCTTCTCCGGCCGTATCGAACATATTCAGGAAATCCGGCATAATCTAA
- a CDS encoding ribonuclease HII, with product MLYHERKLSRQGKKQVAGIDEAGRGPLAGPVVAAAVILRDLRFKNRIADSKVLSRFARERAYEEILRKADIGIGIVGEKDIDRINILRASLHAMELAVYDLGIRPDHLLIDGNIQPELPHPKTTLIGGESRSISIACASIVAKVTRDFIMTYYDALYPEYGFARHKGYGTRLHFIAIRRFGPSPIHRRSFTLIK from the coding sequence ATGTTGTATCATGAGCGTAAATTAAGCAGGCAAGGCAAAAAACAGGTCGCGGGGATAGATGAGGCAGGGCGAGGTCCGCTGGCCGGCCCGGTCGTCGCCGCCGCGGTAATATTAAGGGATCTCAGGTTCAAGAACAGGATAGCCGATTCCAAGGTCCTCTCAAGGTTTGCGCGCGAGAGGGCCTACGAGGAGATACTCAGGAAAGCGGATATCGGGATCGGCATCGTAGGCGAAAAAGATATAGACAGGATAAATATCCTGCGGGCGAGCCTCCACGCCATGGAGTTGGCGGTCTACGACCTCGGCATAAGGCCTGACCACCTCCTTATAGACGGCAACATCCAACCGGAATTACCCCACCCAAAGACGACATTAATAGGCGGAGAATCGCGTTCCATCTCTATTGCCTGCGCTTCTATCGTCGCTAAGGTCACGAGGGATTTTATAATGACTTATTACGATGCCTTATACCCCGAATACGGGTTCGCCAGGCACAAGGGCTACGGGACGCGTTTGCATTTCATCGCGATAAGGAGGTTCGGCCCGTCGCCGATCCACAGGCGGAGTTTTACCCTTATAAAATGA
- the trmD gene encoding tRNA (guanosine(37)-N1)-methyltransferase TrmD, whose product MMRIDILTLFPKMFEGVLEESIIKRARKSGKADIRVHNLRDWTDDKHKKVDDKPFGGGPGMVIKPQPLFDSVRDLKTRSARVVLMTPQGKRLDQQVAGKMSGYKHIIIVCGHYEGIDERFRKKLVTDEISLGDFVLTGGEIPAMALVDSLVRLVPGVVGDKDSLEFESFASGLLEYPQYTRPAEFRGLKVPEVLLSGDHNKIDEWRREMAMKRTRSRRPDMYKKLSLRIGGAKSRLSGITKEKK is encoded by the coding sequence TTGATGCGGATAGATATTCTTACGCTCTTCCCGAAGATGTTCGAGGGCGTGCTCGAGGAATCGATAATAAAGCGCGCGCGGAAAAGCGGGAAAGCGGATATACGGGTGCATAACCTGCGCGACTGGACCGACGACAAGCATAAGAAAGTCGACGACAAGCCGTTCGGCGGCGGGCCGGGAATGGTCATAAAACCGCAACCGCTCTTTGACTCGGTTAGGGATTTAAAGACGAGATCAGCAAGGGTCGTTTTAATGACGCCCCAGGGAAAGAGGCTGGACCAGCAGGTTGCCGGTAAAATGTCCGGGTATAAGCATATCATAATAGTCTGCGGACATTATGAGGGCATCGACGAGCGCTTCCGGAAGAAGCTCGTTACCGATGAGATATCGCTCGGGGATTTCGTCCTGACCGGCGGGGAGATACCCGCTATGGCGCTGGTCGACAGCCTGGTAAGGCTCGTGCCCGGCGTAGTCGGGGATAAGGATTCGCTAGAATTTGAGTCGTTCGCGTCCGGCCTCCTGGAATACCCGCAGTACACAAGACCGGCAGAGTTCAGGGGCCTTAAGGTGCCGGAAGTGCTTTTGTCCGGCGACCATAATAAGATAGATGAATGGAGAAGAGAGATGGCAATGAAGAGGACGAGATCGCGGCGTCCTGATATGTATAAAAAATTGAGCCTCCGCATCGGCGGGGCGAAATCCCGCCTCAGCGGGATAACTAAGGAGAAGAAGTGA